A segment of the Candidatus Brevundimonas phytovorans genome:
GCGCTTTCATCGCTATCTGCGGCTTATGCAGCGCTATGATCTGACCACGGCGATGGGCCGATTCAAGGCGCATTGGTCCTATTTCTGGAAGGACCACGCCTTCCTCCGCACGGCCTTCACCAACGCCCACTGGCTGGGGCCGGACCTGGTGCGCACCAATCAGCCGTCGCCGGGACAACTGGCCTATTGGCGTCGGCGCGGGATCAAGACGGTCATCAACCTGCGCGGGCAGCGTGACGAGGCCTATTACTGGCTGGAGAAGGCCGCCTGTGAGCGGCTGGGTCTGACCCTGATCGACGCCCCGTTGGACTCACGCGACGCGCCGGGCCGCGACCGCATCGACCGGGCGCGTGAACTGTTCAAGACCATCGAGTATCCGGCCCTGATCCACTGCAAGTCGGGGGCGGACCGGGCGGGGATGATGGCGGTGCTGTATCGTCACTTCCATCTGGGCGAGCCGATCTCGGCGGCCATGTCGGAACTGGGCAAGCGCACCCTGCACAGCCGCGAGGGCCTGACCGGGGTGCTGGACTATGTGCTGGAGAAGTACGTCAACGAGGTCGAGCCGACCGGCGTCAGCTTCGAGGAATGGATCCACAGCGACGCCTATGATCCCAAGGCCATCCGCGCCGAGTTCAAGTCTGGCTGGTGGGGCCGGCTGGTCGTCGACCGCCTGCTGAAGCGCGAGTAAAACCTAACCTCCCGGTCAGCCCCAAGGCCCGCGTTTGGGGCCGTGTTGCGCGGTCTCGGCGTCTCGGCGCGCCTTGCGGTCAGCCTCCCATTGGCGGAACCAGCGGGCGTAGTTGCGCTCGCGGCCCAAGACGATCAGCCACAGGGCCAGGACGCTGATCAGAGAGATGATCCCGAACAGCTGTTGTCCGTCGAGGGTCTGGCCGAACAGGGTCAAGGTCGCGGCTCCGCGTTACGAGACGGATGATGATGCCCGGATTCGGCCGGGGTGATGGGGTCGTTCCAGGCGGTGTCCTGATCTTCGCCGGGTCGGGGCGCGTGCGCGGGGCCCTTCTTCACGACCCAGACGACGGCGACCACGGCCAGGATCACAAGCAGCAGGACGATCAGGGTGGGCGTCATGATGATCACCTCTTCAGAAACGCCAAAGGCGGCTGACGAGAAAGCGCGTCAGCCGCCTGTGCGGTTCCGTAAACCTCGCCGTGAGGCGAGGGCGGCAGATCAGACGTCGGAGCGCGGGTCGATCAGCTTGTGCGCGTGCAGGATGAAGTAGCGCATGTGGGCGTTGTCGACGGTGGCCTGGGCGCGGGCCTTCCAAGCCTGCTTGGCTTCGTCGTAGCTGCCGAAGGCGCCGACGAACTCGACCTTGTCCAGGTCGCGGAAGACCGGCTCGGCCGGGTGACGCATCTCGCCGCCGATGACGAGGTGAAGCAGTTGAGGGTCGTGGGAGTCGGCCATGGAGAGGGGGTCCATTGCGAAAGGGAATGTCAGATGGCCAGCGGGATAGGCGCTGTGCGCCTCACGATCAACGGGTGAAGGGCCGGCGCCGCGCAGATCAGGCTGGTTTGTCGCGGATCTGGGCGATTAAAGCACCAGTCACGGCCCCTATGGTCGCTGACTTTCGCGCCCGCCTCCTCAGCGATCAGGGCGCCGGCGCAGACGTCCCAGTCCCATTTGGGGCTGATGGCGATGGCCGCGTCAAAGGCCCCGGCGGCGACCAGGGCCATGCGATAGGCCAGGGCGTTGCGCTTGGTGAAGCGCATTTCCGGCCAGGGCTCGGCCCATTCGCGCGCCTCCATCAACCGGGCGTCGGCCAGAAGCTCGGCGTCTTCCAAGGTGTCGGTGTCCGAGGCGCTGATGGGGCGACCCTGCAACCGCGCGCCGCCGCCGAGCGTCGCCTCGAACATCTCGCCCAGCATGGGAGCGTGGATGACGGCGGCGACCGGACGGCCGTCCTCGACCACGGCGATGGGCACGCACCACCAGGGCTTGTTCTTCATATAGGCGACGGTGCCGTCGATGGGGTCGACGACGAAGATGCGCTTCTTGGTCAGGCGCTCGGCGTTGTCCGCCGTCTCTTCGGACAGCCAGCCATAGTCGGGACGGGCGCCCAAAAGCGTGTCCTTCAATAGCTGATCCACCGCCAGATCGGCGCTGGTGACGGGCGAGCCGCCCTCCTTGGACCAGACCTTCAGCCCCGCCTCGCGATGCTCAAGCGCCAGCCGACCGGCGGCCAGGGCCGCGTCGCGGATCAGTTCGAGGTCGGAAGCGAGATCGGTCATTTGCCGGCGATGGCCACCGCGTCGAACATCAGGGAGGGGCTGTTGAAGGAACCCCGGAACTCCAGATCCGATCCCCGCACCAGACGGGCGTAGAGGTCGATCAGATTGCCCGCCACGGTCACTTCGCTGACGGGATAGGCCAGTTGGCCGTCCTCGAACCAGAAGCCCGACACCCCGGCGGACCAGTCTCCGGTGTTGCCGTTCAGCGACGGGCCGAACATGGAGGTGATCAGCAGGCCCGACCCGGCCTGGGCCATCAGGCCCGCCTTGTCGTGTTCGCCCGGCGCCAGATGCAGGTTGTGGGTCGAGACGCCGGACGGTCCCGCCAGACCGCGCGAGGCGTGCCCGGTCGAGGCCATCCCCAGCTGGGCGGCGGCGGCGGTGTTCAGCAGCCAGGTGGTCAGGACGCCGTCCTCGACGATGTTGCGCCGTTCGACCGCCACGCCCTCGTCGTCGAAGGGGGTGGAGCCGAGGCCGCGCAGGCGGAACGGATCGTCGATCATGTCCATGCCCGCGGGCAGGACGCGCTGCCCCAGCTTGTCCTTCAGGAAGGAGCTGCCGCGGGCGATGGCCGGGCCGGAAATGGCGCCCAGCAGCGGCGACAGCACCTGTGTCGCGATGCGGTTCTCGAAGATGACCGGGGCGGTGGTCGAGGCGATCTTGCGCGGGCCGACGCGGGCCACGGCGCGCTCGCCCGCCTTCAGGCCGATCTCGGCGGCGCCGGGCAGGTCGGACAGGTGGCGGGTCGCACGGCTTTCGCCGCCGCGCTCCATGGCGCCGTCCTTTTCGGCGATGACGCCGACGCCCAGCGAGAAGGCGCTGCCCTGATGACGGCCGTCAAAACCGTGCGAAGTGACCAGACGCCATTCGCTGGCCGACCATGAGGCGTGACCGCCCTCGGACTTGGACACGCCCGCGACACCGAGAGCGGCGGCCTCGGCCTCGGCGGCGGCGGCCTCCAGCGCCTCGGCGGTGCGCTCGGACGGGTCGAACAGGTCGAGGTCGGCGTGCGGTCCTTGCGCCAGCCGGTCCTGCGGGGCCAGCGCGGCATAGGGGTCTTCGGGGGCCAGCTTGGCCATGGCCACGGCGCGCTCGACCAGACGGGCGCGGGTGGCGTCGGACAGGTCGGAGGCGGACACCGTCGCCTGTCGGCGACCGATGAAGACGCGCAGGCCCAGGTCGCGGGCTTCTTCGCGCTCGACCTCTTCCAGCTCGGCGTTGCGCACGCCGACGGACAGGGAGGCGCGGTGGGCGGAGACCGCCTCGGCGGCGTCGGCGCCGGCCTTCAGCGCGGCGGCGACCAGATCGGAAAGGATGTCGGGGGAGGGCGTCTTATCGGACATGCCCCGATATGGCGGACCCGCCCCCGCATCGCAACAACTAGGCCTTAAATGACCGACCAGGCGATCAGGCTGACCGACGCCACCAGCAGGGCCAGCCAGGTCAGGACCATGCCCGTCACCCGGCCCAGCGACGGCCCCTTCTGGAACAGCAGGCCCAGGGCATGGATGATGCGACCCGCGAACAGCACGCCGCCGACGCCGTGGATCAGCAGGGGCGGCGCGCCGACGAAGGCCAGCAGGATCAGCCCGCAGATGCCTGCGGGAATATATTCAGAGGCGTTGCCGAAGGCGCGGACGGCGGGGGTCATCTCGGGATTTCCGCCGTCGCCGAACTCGATCAGATGCCGACGCCGACGGCTGACCACCACGCTGGACAGGACCAGCAGCAGCAGGATCAGCAGCCCGCCCCACAGGGTCGCGGCTTGAATCGAGGGGACCATGCTCAGTTCTCCCGCCCGACCGGATAGAGGCGGAAGCGCTGATCGTAGAAGGGCGTGCGCTCATAGAACCAGGCCAGGCGGGCGTCGCCGTCGGCGGCGAAGGCGGGCTCGGCGGCCAGCTTGGCCTCGAATTCGGCCTTCAGCGCTGGATCAGCCGCCAGCATCTTCTCGGCCAGGGGCGCGATGGCGTAGGCCTCGATGTATTCGACGCGGTTCAGCACCTCGGGGAACATGCCCCATGCGAAGAAGCTCTCCGACGACTGAGGCTCCAGCAGCAGGATGGCGAGGTCGCCCATCGGCTGATCGGTCGGCACGCGCACCGAGCCGACGGGGAAGGTCCAGTCCTTGGCTTCCGCGTGAACCTCGCTGACCGTGATCGGCACATGGCCCTCATTGGTGCGGGCCGAGACCTTGGGATCGATCAGGCGCAGCATATCGACGGCGACCGTGCGCGGCGCGGCCAGCGTCTCCATCTGCACGCCGTGCATCTTCAACCGCTCGATCAGGTCGGCGCGATAGGAGGGCACCCAGTAGGCGGTCGGGCGCTTCAGCGTCAGGGTCGGGTGCGAGCCGAAGTAGGGCACCTGCCACAGCTCCGGGTCCGGCTGACCCAGCCAGCGCAGTTCGGGGCGGCCCGAGGCGACGCTGTCGTAGGT
Coding sequences within it:
- a CDS encoding DUF4170 domain-containing protein, which codes for MDPLSMADSHDPQLLHLVIGGEMRHPAEPVFRDLDKVEFVGAFGSYDEAKQAWKARAQATVDNAHMRYFILHAHKLIDPRSDV
- a CDS encoding 3'(2'),5'-bisphosphate nucleotidase CysQ; protein product: MTDLASDLELIRDAALAAGRLALEHREAGLKVWSKEGGSPVTSADLAVDQLLKDTLLGARPDYGWLSEETADNAERLTKKRIFVVDPIDGTVAYMKNKPWWCVPIAVVEDGRPVAAVIHAPMLGEMFEATLGGGARLQGRPISASDTDTLEDAELLADARLMEAREWAEPWPEMRFTKRNALAYRMALVAAGAFDAAIAISPKWDWDVCAGALIAEEAGAKVSDHRGRDWCFNRPDPRQTSLICAAPALHPLIVRRTAPIPLAI
- a CDS encoding MAPEG family protein → MVPSIQAATLWGGLLILLLLVLSSVVVSRRRRHLIEFGDGGNPEMTPAVRAFGNASEYIPAGICGLILLAFVGAPPLLIHGVGGVLFAGRIIHALGLLFQKGPSLGRVTGMVLTWLALLVASVSLIAWSVI
- a CDS encoding metallopeptidase TldD-related protein, whose amino-acid sequence is MSDKTPSPDILSDLVAAALKAGADAAEAVSAHRASLSVGVRNAELEEVEREEARDLGLRVFIGRRQATVSASDLSDATRARLVERAVAMAKLAPEDPYAALAPQDRLAQGPHADLDLFDPSERTAEALEAAAAEAEAAALGVAGVSKSEGGHASWSASEWRLVTSHGFDGRHQGSAFSLGVGVIAEKDGAMERGGESRATRHLSDLPGAAEIGLKAGERAVARVGPRKIASTTAPVIFENRIATQVLSPLLGAISGPAIARGSSFLKDKLGQRVLPAGMDMIDDPFRLRGLGSTPFDDEGVAVERRNIVEDGVLTTWLLNTAAAAQLGMASTGHASRGLAGPSGVSTHNLHLAPGEHDKAGLMAQAGSGLLITSMFGPSLNGNTGDWSAGVSGFWFEDGQLAYPVSEVTVAGNLIDLYARLVRGSDLEFRGSFNSPSLMFDAVAIAGK
- a CDS encoding sulfur transferase domain-containing protein, which encodes MQRYDLTTAMGRFKAHWSYFWKDHAFLRTAFTNAHWLGPDLVRTNQPSPGQLAYWRRRGIKTVINLRGQRDEAYYWLEKAACERLGLTLIDAPLDSRDAPGRDRIDRARELFKTIEYPALIHCKSGADRAGMMAVLYRHFHLGEPISAAMSELGKRTLHSREGLTGVLDYVLEKYVNEVEPTGVSFEEWIHSDAYDPKAIRAEFKSGWWGRLVVDRLLKRE